A single genomic interval of Camelina sativa cultivar DH55 chromosome 11, Cs, whole genome shotgun sequence harbors:
- the LOC104722968 gene encoding probable LRR receptor-like serine/threonine-protein kinase At4g20940 isoform X2 codes for MNLSKILLLSMFFLSAMGQLPSQDIMALLEFKKGIKHDPTGFVLNSWNDESIDFNGCPSSWNGIVCNGGNVAGVVLDNLGLTADADFSLFSNLTKLVKLSMANNSISGGLPNNLGSFKSLQFLDLSDNLFSSSLPKEIGRSVSLRNLSLAGNNFSGEIPESMSGLTSLQSLDMSRNSLSGPLPKSLTRLNDLLYLNLSSNGFTGTIPRGFELISSLEVLDLHGNSIEGNLDGEFFLSTNASYVDISGNKLVTTSGKLLPGVSESIKHLNLSHNQLEGSLTSGFQLFQNIKVLDLSYNQLSGELPGFNYAYDLQVLKLSNNRFSGSLPNNLLKGDSLLLTTLDLSGNNLSGPISSIMSTTLHTLDLSSNALTGELPLLTGSCILLDLSNNQFEGNLTRWSKWENIEYLDLSQNHFTGPFPDVTPQLLRANHLNLSYNKLTGSLPDRIPTHYPKLQVLDLSSNSLEGPIPSALLSMSTLEEIHLQNNGMTGNIGPLPSSGSRIRLLDLSHNRFDGDLPGVVGSLTNLQVLNLAANNFSGSLPSSMNGMVSLSSLDVSQNHFTGPLPSNLSRSLMAFNVSYNDLSGTVPENLKNFPPPSFYPGNSKLSLPAGSSGSSASEASTKKSNLLVKVVIIVSCAVAIIILILVAILLFCICKSRRREERTMTGKEINRRAQSIPSGSGGGMLVSAEDLVASRKGSSSEILSPDEKLAVATGFSPSKTSNLSWSPGSGDSFPADQQLARLDVRSPDRLVGELQFLDDSIKLTPEELSRAPAEVLGRSSHGTSYRATLDNGVFLTVKWLREGVAKQRKEFAKEVKKFSNIRHPNVVTLRGYYWGPTQHEKLILSDFISPGSLASFLYDRPGRKGPPLAWIQRLKIAVDVARGLNYLHFDRAVPHGNLKATNILLDGAELNARVADYCLHRLMTQAGTVEQILDAGILGYRAPELAASRKPLPSFKSDVYAFGVILLEILTGRCAGDVITGEQEGVDLTDWVRLRVAEGRGAECFDSVLTQEMGSDPVTEKGMKEVLGIALRCIRSVSERPGIKTIYEDLSSI; via the exons ATGAATCTATCTaagattttgttactctctatGTTTTTCCTGTCTGCAATGGGGCAACTTCCATCACAGGACATCATGGCATTGCTTGAATTCAAGAAAGGAATCAAACATGACCCTACAGGTTTTGTCCTTAATTCATGGAACGATGAGTCTATTGACTTCAATGGTTGTCCTTCTTCTTGGAATGGTATTGTCTGCAATGGCGGTAATGTGGCTGGTGTTGTTTTGGATAATTTGGGCTTGACTGCTGATGCTGACTTCAGTCTGTTTTCCAACTTGACCAAGCTTGTGAAGCTATCTATGGCCAACAATTCCATTTCTGGCGGCTTACCAAATAATCTAGGCAGTTTCAAAAGCCTCCAGTTCTTGGATTTGTCTGATAACTTGTTCTCTTCCTCACTGCCTAAAGAGATTGGTAGATCAGTAAGCTTGAGGAATCTTTCTTTAGCTGGTAACAACTTCTCTGGTGAGATTCCGGAATCTATGAGTGGATTGACTTCTCTTCAGTCCTTGGATATGAGTCGCAACTCCTTATCTGGACCTTTGCCTAAGTCCTTGACAAGGCTGAACGATCTCTTGTACTTGAATCTGTCTTCTAATGGATTCACGGGGACAATCCCAAGGGGCTTTGAGTTGATATCAAGCCTTGAAGTGCTTGATTTGCATGGTAACTCAATTGAAGGTAATCTTGATGGGGAGTTTTTCCTTTCAACGAATGCGAGCTATGTCGATATCAGTGGAAACAAATTGGTGACTACATCTGGGAAGCTGTTACCTGGTGTTTCTGAGAGCATCAAGCATTTAAATCTCAGCCATAATCAGCTTGAAGGTTCATTGACTAGTGGGTTTCAGTTGTTTCAGAACATCAAAGTCTTGGATCTTAGCTACAACCAGTTATCTGGAGAGTTACCAGGTTTCAACTATGCCTATGATCTTCAAGTACTCAAGCTTAGCAACAACAGATTCTCAGGTTCCCTACCCAATAATTTGTTGAAAGGTGACTCTTTGCTTTTAACAACGCTGGATTTAAGTGGCAACAATCTCTCAG GGCCAATAAGTTCTATCATGTCAACAACTCTTCACACTCTTGACCTTTCTTCAAATGCATTGACCGGGGAGCTTCCTCTCTTGACTGGGAGCTGTATACTACTTGATCTCTCAAACAACCAGTTTGAAGGAAATCTAACAAGATGGTCAAAATGGGAGAATATTGAGTACCTTGATCTCAGCCAGAACCATTTCACTGGGCCGTTCCCAGATGTAACTCCCCAGCTTCTGCGAGCAAACCATCTTAATCTTTCCTACAATAAGCTCACAGGCTCACTTCCAGATCGGATTCCTACGCATTATCCGAAACTTCAGGTACTTGACTTAAGTTCCAACAGCTTAGAAGGGCCAATCCCAAGTGCATTACTATCCATGTCCACTTTGGAGGAAATCCACCTTCAAAACAATGGCATGACAGGTAACATCGGACCCCTGCCTTCTTCTGGTTCAAGAATCCGtcttcttgatctctctcaCAACCGGTTTGACGGCGATCTTCCTGGTGTAGTCGGATCTTTAACCAATCTTCAAGTGCTGAATCTCGCAGCAAATAATTTTTCTGGCTCTTTGCCTAGCTCCATGAATGGCATGGTCTCTCTAAGCTCATTAGACGTATCCCAGAATCATTTCACTGGACCACTCCCAAGCAACTTATCTCGCAGCCTTATGGCCTTTAACGTCTCATACAATGATCTATCAGGGACTGTGCCAGAGAATCTGAAGAACTTTCCTCCGCCTTCCTTTTATCCTGGAAACAGCAAACTCTCCTTGCCTGCTGGATCCTCTGGTTCAAGTGCATCAGAAGCTTCCACGAAGAAATCCAATTTACTTGTTAAGGTTGTTATAATAGTTTCGTGCGCCGTTGCTATAATTATTCTCATCCTTGTGGCTATCCTCCTTTTCTGCATCTGCAAATCAAGAAGACGCGAGGAGCGTACTATGACAGGTAAAGAAATTAATAGGCGGGCTCAATCAATCCCCTCAGGCAGTGGAGGTGGTATGCTTGTCTCTGCTGAGGATCTCGTTGCTTCAAGAAAAGGCTCATCATCTGAAATCCTCAGTCCAGATGAAAAACTAGCTGTTGCAACTGGTTTCTCTCCTTCCAAGACCAGCAATTTATCTTGGTCACCTGGCTCAGGAGATTCATTCCCAGCTGATCAGCAATTAGCACGGCTTGATGTTAGGTCACCAGATAGACTTGTGGGAGAGCTGCAGTTTCTGGATGATTCAATCAAGTTGACTCCAGAGGAACTATCGAGGGCACCAGCTGAAGTTCTTGGAAGAAGTAGCCATGGAACTTCTTACAGGGCAACGCTGGATAATGGAGTGTTTTTAACCGTGAAATGGCTAAGAGAAGGCGTGGCAAAGCAAAGAAAGGAGTTTGCTAAAGAAGTGAAAAAGTTTTCTAACATTAGACATCCTAATGTTGTGACTCTCCGAGG GTACTATTGGGGTCCAACACAACACGAAAAGCTTATTCTTTCAGACTTTATATCGCCTGGAAGCCTCGCCAGCTTCCTTTACG ATCGACCAGGCAGGAAAGGCCCTCCCTTAGCCTGGATTCAACGGTTGAAAATTGCAGTTGATGTCGCACGTGGTCTAAACTATCTCCATTTCGACAGAGCTGTTCCACACGGTAACCTCAAGGCAACAAACATTCTCTTAGATGGAGCAGAGCTAAACGCACGTGTAGCAGATTACTGCCTCCACCGTCTCATGACACAAGCAG GCACAGTCGAACAGATTCTAGACGCAGGAATCCTCGGTTACCGAGCTCCTGAGCTAGCAGCTTCAAGAAAACCGTTACCTTCTTTCAAATCAGATGTCTATGCATTCGGTGTGATACTTCTCGAGATCCTAACGGGAAGATGTGCAGGAGATGTGATCACAGGTGAACAAGAAGGTGTTGATTTAACGGATTGGGTTAGGTTACGTGTAGCAGAAGGGCGTGGTGCGGAATGCTTTGATTCGGTCTTGACTCAGGAAATGGGAAGTGATCCGGTTACAGAGAAAGGCATGAAAGAAGTTCTTGGGATTGCTTTGAGGTGTATAAGATCAGTTTCTGAGAGACCTGGTATTAAGACCATTTATGAAGATCTTTCTTCGATTTAG
- the LOC104722968 gene encoding probable LRR receptor-like serine/threonine-protein kinase At4g20940 isoform X3, which yields MNLSKILLLSMFFLSAMGQLPSQDIMALLEFKKGIKHDPTGFVLNSWNDESIDFNGCPSSWNGIVCNGGNVAGVVLDNLGLTADADFSLFSNLTKLVKLSMANNSISGGLPNNLGSFKSLQFLDLSDNLFSSSLPKEIGRSVSLRNLSLAGNNFSGEIPESMSGLTSLQSLDMSRNSLSGPLPKSLTRLNDLLYLNLSSNGFTGTIPRGFELISSLEVLDLHGNSIEGNLDGEFFLSTNASYVDISGNKLVTTSGKLLPGVSESIKHLNLSHNQLEGSLTSGFQLFQNIKVLDLSYNQLSGELPGFNYAYDLQVLKLSNNRFSGSLPNNLLKGDSLLLTTLDLSGNNLSGPISSIMSTTLHTLDLSSNALTGELPLLTGSCILLDLSNNQFEGNLTRWSKWENIEYLDLSQNHFTGPFPDVTPQLLRANHLNLSYNKLTGSLPDRIPTHYPKLQVLDLSSNSLEGPIPSALLSMSTLEEIHLQNNGMTGNIGPLPSSGSRIRLLDLSHNRFDGDLPGVVGSLTNLQVLNLAANNFSGSLPSSMNGMVSLSSLDVSQNHFTGPLPSNLSRSLMAFNVSYNDLSGTVPENLKNFPPPSFYPGNSKLSLPAGSSGSSASEASTKKSNLLVKVVIIVSCAVAIIILILVAILLFCICKSRRREERTMTGKEINRRAQSIPSGSGGGMLVSAEDLVASRKGSSSEILSPDEKLAVATGFSPSKTSNLSWSPGSGDSFPADQQLARLDVRSPDRLVGELQFLDDSIKLTPEELSRAPAEVLGRSSHGTSYRATLDNGVFLTVKWLREGVAKQRKEFAKEVKKFSNIRHPNVVTLRGYYWGPTQHEKLILSDFISPGSLASFLYDRPGRKGPPLAWIQRLKIAVDVARGLNYLHFDRAVPHGNLKATNILLDGAELNARVADYCLHRLMTQAGTVEQISRRRNPRLPSS from the exons ATGAATCTATCTaagattttgttactctctatGTTTTTCCTGTCTGCAATGGGGCAACTTCCATCACAGGACATCATGGCATTGCTTGAATTCAAGAAAGGAATCAAACATGACCCTACAGGTTTTGTCCTTAATTCATGGAACGATGAGTCTATTGACTTCAATGGTTGTCCTTCTTCTTGGAATGGTATTGTCTGCAATGGCGGTAATGTGGCTGGTGTTGTTTTGGATAATTTGGGCTTGACTGCTGATGCTGACTTCAGTCTGTTTTCCAACTTGACCAAGCTTGTGAAGCTATCTATGGCCAACAATTCCATTTCTGGCGGCTTACCAAATAATCTAGGCAGTTTCAAAAGCCTCCAGTTCTTGGATTTGTCTGATAACTTGTTCTCTTCCTCACTGCCTAAAGAGATTGGTAGATCAGTAAGCTTGAGGAATCTTTCTTTAGCTGGTAACAACTTCTCTGGTGAGATTCCGGAATCTATGAGTGGATTGACTTCTCTTCAGTCCTTGGATATGAGTCGCAACTCCTTATCTGGACCTTTGCCTAAGTCCTTGACAAGGCTGAACGATCTCTTGTACTTGAATCTGTCTTCTAATGGATTCACGGGGACAATCCCAAGGGGCTTTGAGTTGATATCAAGCCTTGAAGTGCTTGATTTGCATGGTAACTCAATTGAAGGTAATCTTGATGGGGAGTTTTTCCTTTCAACGAATGCGAGCTATGTCGATATCAGTGGAAACAAATTGGTGACTACATCTGGGAAGCTGTTACCTGGTGTTTCTGAGAGCATCAAGCATTTAAATCTCAGCCATAATCAGCTTGAAGGTTCATTGACTAGTGGGTTTCAGTTGTTTCAGAACATCAAAGTCTTGGATCTTAGCTACAACCAGTTATCTGGAGAGTTACCAGGTTTCAACTATGCCTATGATCTTCAAGTACTCAAGCTTAGCAACAACAGATTCTCAGGTTCCCTACCCAATAATTTGTTGAAAGGTGACTCTTTGCTTTTAACAACGCTGGATTTAAGTGGCAACAATCTCTCAG GGCCAATAAGTTCTATCATGTCAACAACTCTTCACACTCTTGACCTTTCTTCAAATGCATTGACCGGGGAGCTTCCTCTCTTGACTGGGAGCTGTATACTACTTGATCTCTCAAACAACCAGTTTGAAGGAAATCTAACAAGATGGTCAAAATGGGAGAATATTGAGTACCTTGATCTCAGCCAGAACCATTTCACTGGGCCGTTCCCAGATGTAACTCCCCAGCTTCTGCGAGCAAACCATCTTAATCTTTCCTACAATAAGCTCACAGGCTCACTTCCAGATCGGATTCCTACGCATTATCCGAAACTTCAGGTACTTGACTTAAGTTCCAACAGCTTAGAAGGGCCAATCCCAAGTGCATTACTATCCATGTCCACTTTGGAGGAAATCCACCTTCAAAACAATGGCATGACAGGTAACATCGGACCCCTGCCTTCTTCTGGTTCAAGAATCCGtcttcttgatctctctcaCAACCGGTTTGACGGCGATCTTCCTGGTGTAGTCGGATCTTTAACCAATCTTCAAGTGCTGAATCTCGCAGCAAATAATTTTTCTGGCTCTTTGCCTAGCTCCATGAATGGCATGGTCTCTCTAAGCTCATTAGACGTATCCCAGAATCATTTCACTGGACCACTCCCAAGCAACTTATCTCGCAGCCTTATGGCCTTTAACGTCTCATACAATGATCTATCAGGGACTGTGCCAGAGAATCTGAAGAACTTTCCTCCGCCTTCCTTTTATCCTGGAAACAGCAAACTCTCCTTGCCTGCTGGATCCTCTGGTTCAAGTGCATCAGAAGCTTCCACGAAGAAATCCAATTTACTTGTTAAGGTTGTTATAATAGTTTCGTGCGCCGTTGCTATAATTATTCTCATCCTTGTGGCTATCCTCCTTTTCTGCATCTGCAAATCAAGAAGACGCGAGGAGCGTACTATGACAGGTAAAGAAATTAATAGGCGGGCTCAATCAATCCCCTCAGGCAGTGGAGGTGGTATGCTTGTCTCTGCTGAGGATCTCGTTGCTTCAAGAAAAGGCTCATCATCTGAAATCCTCAGTCCAGATGAAAAACTAGCTGTTGCAACTGGTTTCTCTCCTTCCAAGACCAGCAATTTATCTTGGTCACCTGGCTCAGGAGATTCATTCCCAGCTGATCAGCAATTAGCACGGCTTGATGTTAGGTCACCAGATAGACTTGTGGGAGAGCTGCAGTTTCTGGATGATTCAATCAAGTTGACTCCAGAGGAACTATCGAGGGCACCAGCTGAAGTTCTTGGAAGAAGTAGCCATGGAACTTCTTACAGGGCAACGCTGGATAATGGAGTGTTTTTAACCGTGAAATGGCTAAGAGAAGGCGTGGCAAAGCAAAGAAAGGAGTTTGCTAAAGAAGTGAAAAAGTTTTCTAACATTAGACATCCTAATGTTGTGACTCTCCGAGG GTACTATTGGGGTCCAACACAACACGAAAAGCTTATTCTTTCAGACTTTATATCGCCTGGAAGCCTCGCCAGCTTCCTTTACG ATCGACCAGGCAGGAAAGGCCCTCCCTTAGCCTGGATTCAACGGTTGAAAATTGCAGTTGATGTCGCACGTGGTCTAAACTATCTCCATTTCGACAGAGCTGTTCCACACGGTAACCTCAAGGCAACAAACATTCTCTTAGATGGAGCAGAGCTAAACGCACGTGTAGCAGATTACTGCCTCCACCGTCTCATGACACAAGCAGGCACAGTCGAACAGAT TTCTAGACGCAGGAATCCTCGGTTACCGAGCTCCTGA
- the LOC104727881 gene encoding uncharacterized protein LOC104727881 — protein MVAEIKREYKLKDSWKETCRPIIGLDGAFLKWDIKGHFLAAVGRDGDNRIVPIAWAIVEIENDDNWEWFVKHLSSSLGLHTMKDIAIISDKQKGLVKAIHGVLPHAEHRQCAKHIMDNWKRDNHDQELQRMFWRIARAYTTGEFIDRMEELKKYNMQAYTSLQVTNPKSWSRAFFRIGACCNDNLNNLSESFNRTIRQARKKPLLDLLEDIMRQCMVRNAKRFIIADRLKTRFTKRAHAENEKMIAGSLQCIRYMARNNLHEIEVNDVTYFVDMNTNTCGCKKWQMVGIPCIHAASVIIEKKEKVENYVSDYYTKIRWRETYREGIRPVKGMPLWPRLNRLLVLPPPWRRGNPGRPSNYVRRKGKNESSSSSNNKMSRARRIMTCSNCKEEGHNKQACKNPTIASLPKRPRINQEPQR, from the exons ATGGTTGCTGAGATTAAAAGAGAATACAAGTTGAAG GATTCTTGGAAGGAAACTTGCAGACCAATCATTGGATTAGATGGAGCTTTTCTGAAATGGGATATAAAAGGGCACTTTTTAGCTGCAGTTGGAAGAGATGGAGATAATAGGATTGTTCCTATTGCTTGGGCAATTGTGGAGATTGAAAACGATGACAACTGGGAATGGTTTGTGAAGCATCTCTCTTCAAGTTTGGGTCTTCATACAATGAAAGACATAGCTATCATTTCAGATAAACAAAAg GGTCTAGTCAAAGCTATCCATGGGGTACTTCCACATGCTGAGCATCGACAGTGTGCAAAACACATCATGGATAACTGGAAAAGAGACAATCATGATCAAGAACTACAACGCATGTTTTGGAGGATAGCTCGAGCATACACCACAGGAGAGTTCATTGATCGCATGGAAGAGCTAAAGAAGTACAATATGCAAGCTTATACGTCTCTGCAAGTTACTAATCCCAAATCATGGTCCAGAGCTTTCTTTAGGATTGGTGCTTGTTGCAATGACAACCTCAACAATCTAAGTGAGTCTTTTAATAGGACTATTCGACAGGCTAGGAAAAAGCCATTGTTAGATTTGCTAGAAGACATCATGAGGCAATGCATGGTCAGAAATGCAAAGAGGTTTATCATTGCTGACAGACTGAAGACAAGATTCACAAAGAGAGCTCATGCTGAGAATGAAAAGATGATAGCTGGGTCTTTGCAGTGCATCAGATACATGGCGAGAAACAACTTGCACGAGATTGAGGTGAATGATGTTACCTACTTTGTCGATATGAATACAAATACTTGTGGTTGCAAGAAGTGGCAGATGGTTGGAATCCCTTGTATTCATGCTGCAAGTGTGATAATTGAAAAAAAGGAGAAGGTTGAAAACTATGTCAGTGACTATTACACAAAGATAAGGTGGCGAGAAACATACCGAGAAGGTATTAGACCTGTAAAAGGGATGCCATTGTGGCCAAGGTTGAATAGGCTGCTTGTCTTGCCACCACCATGGAGAAGAGGCAATCCTGGAAGGCCATCAAATTATGTTAGAAGGAAAGGTAAAAACgaatcttcctcttcttcaaataaCAAGATGTCAAGGGCTAGGAGAATTATGACATGCTCTAACTGCAAAGAAGAAGGGCACAATAAACAAGCTTGCAAAAATCCGACTATCGCGAGTTTACCAAAAAGACCGAGGATAAATCAAGAACCCCAAAGATAA
- the LOC104722968 gene encoding probable LRR receptor-like serine/threonine-protein kinase At4g20940 isoform X1, with translation MNLSKILLLSMFFLSAMGQLPSQDIMALLEFKKGIKHDPTGFVLNSWNDESIDFNGCPSSWNGIVCNGGNVAGVVLDNLGLTADADFSLFSNLTKLVKLSMANNSISGGLPNNLGSFKSLQFLDLSDNLFSSSLPKEIGRSVSLRNLSLAGNNFSGEIPESMSGLTSLQSLDMSRNSLSGPLPKSLTRLNDLLYLNLSSNGFTGTIPRGFELISSLEVLDLHGNSIEGNLDGEFFLSTNASYVDISGNKLVTTSGKLLPGVSESIKHLNLSHNQLEGSLTSGFQLFQNIKVLDLSYNQLSGELPGFNYAYDLQVLKLSNNRFSGSLPNNLLKGDSLLLTTLDLSGNNLSGPISSIMSTTLHTLDLSSNALTGELPLLTGSCILLDLSNNQFEGNLTRWSKWENIEYLDLSQNHFTGPFPDVTPQLLRANHLNLSYNKLTGSLPDRIPTHYPKLQVLDLSSNSLEGPIPSALLSMSTLEEIHLQNNGMTGNIGPLPSSGSRIRLLDLSHNRFDGDLPGVVGSLTNLQVLNLAANNFSGSLPSSMNGMVSLSSLDVSQNHFTGPLPSNLSRSLMAFNVSYNDLSGTVPENLKNFPPPSFYPGNSKLSLPAGSSGSSASEASTKKSNLLVKVVIIVSCAVAIIILILVAILLFCICKSRRREERTMTGKEINRRAQSIPSGSGGGMLVSAEDLVASRKGSSSEILSPDEKLAVATGFSPSKTSNLSWSPGSGDSFPADQQLARLDVRSPDRLVGELQFLDDSIKLTPEELSRAPAEVLGRSSHGTSYRATLDNGVFLTVKWLREGVAKQRKEFAKEVKKFSNIRHPNVVTLRGYYWGPTQHEKLILSDFISPGSLASFLYDRPGRKGPPLAWIQRLKIAVDVARGLNYLHFDRAVPHGNLKATNILLDGAELNARVADYCLHRLMTQAGTVEQILDAGILGYRAPELAASRKPLPSFKSDVYAFGVILLEILTGRCAGDVITGEQEGVDLTDWVRLRVAEGRGAECFDSVLTQEMGSDPVTEKGMKEVLGIALRCIRSVSERPGIKTIYEDLSSI, from the exons ATGAATCTATCTaagattttgttactctctatGTTTTTCCTGTCTGCAATGGGGCAACTTCCATCACAGGACATCATGGCATTGCTTGAATTCAAGAAAGGAATCAAACATGACCCTACAGGTTTTGTCCTTAATTCATGGAACGATGAGTCTATTGACTTCAATGGTTGTCCTTCTTCTTGGAATGGTATTGTCTGCAATGGCGGTAATGTGGCTGGTGTTGTTTTGGATAATTTGGGCTTGACTGCTGATGCTGACTTCAGTCTGTTTTCCAACTTGACCAAGCTTGTGAAGCTATCTATGGCCAACAATTCCATTTCTGGCGGCTTACCAAATAATCTAGGCAGTTTCAAAAGCCTCCAGTTCTTGGATTTGTCTGATAACTTGTTCTCTTCCTCACTGCCTAAAGAGATTGGTAGATCAGTAAGCTTGAGGAATCTTTCTTTAGCTGGTAACAACTTCTCTGGTGAGATTCCGGAATCTATGAGTGGATTGACTTCTCTTCAGTCCTTGGATATGAGTCGCAACTCCTTATCTGGACCTTTGCCTAAGTCCTTGACAAGGCTGAACGATCTCTTGTACTTGAATCTGTCTTCTAATGGATTCACGGGGACAATCCCAAGGGGCTTTGAGTTGATATCAAGCCTTGAAGTGCTTGATTTGCATGGTAACTCAATTGAAGGTAATCTTGATGGGGAGTTTTTCCTTTCAACGAATGCGAGCTATGTCGATATCAGTGGAAACAAATTGGTGACTACATCTGGGAAGCTGTTACCTGGTGTTTCTGAGAGCATCAAGCATTTAAATCTCAGCCATAATCAGCTTGAAGGTTCATTGACTAGTGGGTTTCAGTTGTTTCAGAACATCAAAGTCTTGGATCTTAGCTACAACCAGTTATCTGGAGAGTTACCAGGTTTCAACTATGCCTATGATCTTCAAGTACTCAAGCTTAGCAACAACAGATTCTCAGGTTCCCTACCCAATAATTTGTTGAAAGGTGACTCTTTGCTTTTAACAACGCTGGATTTAAGTGGCAACAATCTCTCAG GGCCAATAAGTTCTATCATGTCAACAACTCTTCACACTCTTGACCTTTCTTCAAATGCATTGACCGGGGAGCTTCCTCTCTTGACTGGGAGCTGTATACTACTTGATCTCTCAAACAACCAGTTTGAAGGAAATCTAACAAGATGGTCAAAATGGGAGAATATTGAGTACCTTGATCTCAGCCAGAACCATTTCACTGGGCCGTTCCCAGATGTAACTCCCCAGCTTCTGCGAGCAAACCATCTTAATCTTTCCTACAATAAGCTCACAGGCTCACTTCCAGATCGGATTCCTACGCATTATCCGAAACTTCAGGTACTTGACTTAAGTTCCAACAGCTTAGAAGGGCCAATCCCAAGTGCATTACTATCCATGTCCACTTTGGAGGAAATCCACCTTCAAAACAATGGCATGACAGGTAACATCGGACCCCTGCCTTCTTCTGGTTCAAGAATCCGtcttcttgatctctctcaCAACCGGTTTGACGGCGATCTTCCTGGTGTAGTCGGATCTTTAACCAATCTTCAAGTGCTGAATCTCGCAGCAAATAATTTTTCTGGCTCTTTGCCTAGCTCCATGAATGGCATGGTCTCTCTAAGCTCATTAGACGTATCCCAGAATCATTTCACTGGACCACTCCCAAGCAACTTATCTCGCAGCCTTATGGCCTTTAACGTCTCATACAATGATCTATCAGGGACTGTGCCAGAGAATCTGAAGAACTTTCCTCCGCCTTCCTTTTATCCTGGAAACAGCAAACTCTCCTTGCCTGCTGGATCCTCTGGTTCAAGTGCATCAGAAGCTTCCACGAAGAAATCCAATTTACTTGTTAAGGTTGTTATAATAGTTTCGTGCGCCGTTGCTATAATTATTCTCATCCTTGTGGCTATCCTCCTTTTCTGCATCTGCAAATCAAGAAGACGCGAGGAGCGTACTATGACAGGTAAAGAAATTAATAGGCGGGCTCAATCAATCCCCTCAGGCAGTGGAGGTGGTATGCTTGTCTCTGCTGAGGATCTCGTTGCTTCAAGAAAAGGCTCATCATCTGAAATCCTCAGTCCAGATGAAAAACTAGCTGTTGCAACTGGTTTCTCTCCTTCCAAGACCAGCAATTTATCTTGGTCACCTGGCTCAGGAGATTCATTCCCAGCTGATCAGCAATTAGCACGGCTTGATGTTAGGTCACCAGATAGACTTGTGGGAGAGCTGCAGTTTCTGGATGATTCAATCAAGTTGACTCCAGAGGAACTATCGAGGGCACCAGCTGAAGTTCTTGGAAGAAGTAGCCATGGAACTTCTTACAGGGCAACGCTGGATAATGGAGTGTTTTTAACCGTGAAATGGCTAAGAGAAGGCGTGGCAAAGCAAAGAAAGGAGTTTGCTAAAGAAGTGAAAAAGTTTTCTAACATTAGACATCCTAATGTTGTGACTCTCCGAGG GTACTATTGGGGTCCAACACAACACGAAAAGCTTATTCTTTCAGACTTTATATCGCCTGGAAGCCTCGCCAGCTTCCTTTACG ATCGACCAGGCAGGAAAGGCCCTCCCTTAGCCTGGATTCAACGGTTGAAAATTGCAGTTGATGTCGCACGTGGTCTAAACTATCTCCAT TTCGACAGAGCTGTTCCACACGGTAACCTCAAGGCAACAAACATTCTCTTAGATGGAGCAGAGCTAAACGCACGTGTAGCAGATTACTGCCTCCACCGTCTCATGACACAAGCAGGCACAGTCGAACAGATTCTAGACGCAGGAATCCTCGGTTACCGAGCTCCTGAGCTAGCAGCTTCAAGAAAACCGTTACCTTCTTTCAAATCAGATGTCTATGCATTCGGTGTGATACTTCTCGAGATCCTAACGGGAAGATGTGCAGGAGATGTGATCACAGGTGAACAAGAAGGTGTTGATTTAACGGATTGGGTTAGGTTACGTGTAGCAGAAGGGCGTGGTGCGGAATGCTTTGATTCGGTCTTGACTCAGGAAATGGGAAGTGATCCGGTTACAGAGAAAGGCATGAAAGAAGTTCTTGGGATTGCTTTGAGGTGTATAAGATCAGTTTCTGAGAGACCTGGTATTAAGACCATTTATGAAGATCTTTCTTCGATTTAG